One part of the Corallococcus caeni genome encodes these proteins:
- a CDS encoding ABC transporter ATP-binding protein, which produces MPDTSVPTPPPPLLRIEGLTRRFGGRTAVDGLSLSVQPGEILGLLGPNGAGKSTTFQLLAGLLAPDAGQVHFAGRVLSLSDPALRRQMGIIFQRSSLDDLLTARENLLLGARLYGLGGADAKARVETMLSLIGLLDRGDEKVGTWSGGMRRRLELARALVHQPRVVLMDEPTQGLDEAAFRTFWTHLKRLRDAQGVTVLLTTHRADEAEGCDRLAVLDAGKLVACDTPRALASRMGGDILTLEGPEPEALAAQVTERLGLPAKVVEGRVQVEASQGHALVPRLVEAFPPGRFASVSLRRPTLADVFLQLTGKALGADAPAPTPAPRKRR; this is translated from the coding sequence ATGCCTGACACCTCCGTTCCGACCCCGCCCCCGCCGCTGTTGCGCATCGAGGGGCTCACGCGCCGCTTTGGCGGGCGCACCGCCGTGGACGGGCTGTCGCTGTCCGTGCAGCCGGGCGAAATCCTGGGCCTGCTGGGGCCCAACGGCGCCGGCAAGTCCACCACCTTCCAGCTGCTCGCGGGCCTGCTCGCGCCGGACGCGGGGCAGGTGCACTTCGCCGGCAGGGTGCTGTCCCTGAGCGACCCCGCGCTGCGGCGCCAGATGGGGATCATCTTCCAGCGCAGCAGCCTGGACGACCTGCTGACGGCCCGGGAGAACCTGCTCCTGGGCGCGCGGCTGTACGGGCTGGGCGGCGCGGACGCGAAGGCGCGCGTGGAGACGATGCTGTCGCTCATCGGCCTCCTGGACCGGGGCGATGAGAAGGTGGGCACCTGGTCGGGCGGCATGCGCCGGCGGCTGGAGCTGGCGCGGGCGCTGGTGCACCAGCCGCGCGTGGTGCTGATGGATGAGCCCACGCAGGGCCTGGATGAAGCGGCCTTCCGCACGTTCTGGACGCACCTCAAGCGGCTGCGCGACGCGCAGGGCGTCACCGTGCTGCTCACCACGCACCGCGCGGATGAAGCCGAAGGGTGTGACCGGCTGGCGGTGCTGGACGCCGGGAAGCTGGTGGCGTGCGACACGCCCCGGGCGCTCGCCTCGCGCATGGGCGGCGACATCCTGACGCTGGAGGGCCCGGAGCCGGAGGCGCTGGCCGCGCAGGTGACGGAGCGCCTGGGACTTCCGGCCAAGGTGGTGGAGGGGCGGGTGCAGGTGGAGGCTTCGCAGGGACACGCGCTGGTGCCGCGGCTGGTGGAGGCCTTCCCCCCGGGACGGTTCGCCTCCGTGTCGCTGCGCCGGCCCACGCTGGCGGACGTGTTCCTCCAGCTCACCGGGAAGGCCCTGGGGGCGGATGCCCCCGCGCCCACGCCCGCGCCGAGGAAACGCCGATGA
- a CDS encoding ABC transporter permease: MSADIPVPSSSLEAPAVEAPRREPGALALQWATVRVLLSRDVVRFFRQPSRVIGALAQPILFWFVIGSGFAGSFRVEGAQGLGYQQFFFPGVVTMVVLFSAIFATITVIEDRKEGFLQAVLAGPGSRLAVVLGKALGSSSIALMQASLFLLFAPLAGVDVKAVDYPLLAAVMVLSALALTGMGMALAWWVKSSAGYHAVMSLVMLPMWVLSGAMFPVKGAGPVLSWVMTLNPMRFSVEGVRRALYGAQASVAVGSQGGVTVGWEVPALLAFAAVFVGLAAFSVSRRE, from the coding sequence ATGAGCGCCGACATCCCTGTTCCGTCCTCCTCCCTGGAGGCGCCCGCCGTCGAGGCCCCGCGCCGCGAGCCCGGGGCGCTGGCGCTCCAGTGGGCCACCGTGCGGGTGCTGCTGTCGCGCGACGTGGTGCGCTTCTTCCGGCAGCCCAGCCGGGTGATTGGCGCGCTGGCGCAGCCCATCCTGTTCTGGTTCGTCATCGGCTCCGGCTTCGCGGGGTCGTTCCGCGTGGAGGGCGCGCAGGGGCTGGGCTACCAGCAGTTCTTCTTCCCGGGCGTCGTCACCATGGTGGTGCTCTTCAGCGCCATCTTCGCGACCATCACCGTCATCGAGGATCGCAAGGAGGGCTTCCTCCAGGCGGTGCTGGCGGGGCCGGGGTCGCGGCTCGCGGTGGTGCTGGGCAAGGCGCTGGGGTCGTCCTCCATCGCGCTCATGCAGGCGTCGCTGTTCCTGCTCTTCGCGCCGCTGGCGGGCGTGGACGTGAAGGCGGTGGACTACCCGCTCCTCGCGGCGGTGATGGTGCTGTCGGCGCTGGCGCTCACCGGCATGGGCATGGCGCTCGCGTGGTGGGTGAAGTCGAGCGCGGGCTACCACGCGGTGATGAGCCTGGTGATGCTGCCCATGTGGGTGCTCTCCGGGGCCATGTTCCCGGTCAAGGGCGCCGGGCCGGTGCTGTCGTGGGTGATGACGCTCAACCCCATGCGCTTCTCCGTGGAGGGCGTGCGCCGCGCGCTGTACGGGGCGCAGGCGTCGGTGGCGGTGGGCTCGCAGGGTGGGGTGACGGTGGGGTGGGAGGTGCCCGCGCTCCTGGCGTTCGCCGCGGTGTTCGTGGGGCTGGCCGCGTTCAGCGTGAGCCGCCGCGAGTAG
- a CDS encoding beta-sandwich domain-containing protein, with product MKLRLLGLSMVGVAGLLALPACKKEEAPTPSAEAPTARPATPTQQAVPPAPTAGAGTGEAAAPAPAGNGVVKGTVSFTGTPPVMADLAPSADPACDGRPEKEQAVLVKDGKLQNVLVRVKGPVAGAPAAPSTPVVVDQSKCTYVPRVQGAVAGQQVMFKNSDGTLHNVRGVVGTRPVFNVAQPPSGAPVQKPLPSDAEVLRLKCDVHPWMTAYVVSNPNPYFATTAADGTFTLTGLPAGTYTLEAWHETLGTKTAEVTVKDGAPAEATFAFAATDAQAKQ from the coding sequence ATGAAGCTGCGTCTGCTTGGCTTGTCGATGGTCGGTGTCGCGGGGCTGCTGGCCCTGCCCGCGTGCAAGAAGGAGGAGGCGCCCACGCCCTCCGCCGAGGCGCCCACCGCGCGTCCGGCGACGCCCACGCAGCAGGCCGTGCCTCCGGCGCCCACGGCGGGCGCGGGGACGGGCGAGGCGGCGGCTCCGGCGCCCGCGGGCAACGGCGTGGTGAAGGGCACGGTGTCCTTCACCGGCACGCCGCCGGTGATGGCGGACCTGGCGCCCAGCGCGGACCCCGCGTGTGACGGGCGGCCGGAGAAGGAGCAGGCCGTGCTGGTGAAGGACGGCAAGCTGCAGAACGTGCTGGTGCGCGTGAAGGGTCCGGTCGCGGGCGCGCCCGCGGCGCCGTCCACGCCGGTGGTGGTGGACCAGTCCAAGTGCACCTACGTGCCGCGCGTGCAGGGCGCGGTGGCGGGCCAGCAGGTGATGTTCAAGAACAGCGACGGCACGCTGCACAACGTGCGCGGCGTGGTGGGCACGCGGCCGGTGTTCAACGTGGCGCAGCCGCCCTCGGGCGCGCCGGTGCAGAAGCCGCTGCCGTCGGACGCGGAGGTGCTGCGCCTCAAGTGCGACGTGCACCCGTGGATGACCGCCTACGTGGTGAGCAACCCCAACCCGTACTTCGCCACCACCGCCGCGGACGGCACCTTCACGCTGACGGGCCTGCCCGCGGGCACGTACACGCTGGAGGCGTGGCACGAGACGCTGGGCACGAAGACGGCGGAGGTCACCGTGAAGGACGGCGCGCCCGCGGAGGCGACGTTCGCCTTCGCCGCGACGGACGCGCAGGCGAAGCAGTAG
- a CDS encoding HAMP domain-containing sensor histidine kinase yields MGWGHWHPEDEPCIPRPPRGFGRHARAHHHHHRRRFHLGRLGSFVQARLRRRLFVMFGITILVTVLVVSWVMNLTGGNTWRQETERARSFVGHRFAEVWDAPAARESLVRGISDDLDVDVELTDLSGAVVARGGSPCAKPDATIPVMRQDTQLGTLHACYLQTRSRGPWRAVLPLGIAVLVLWTAAGGISFRLARPVDTLVKATQELGEGRLGARASLDRHATGEFAVLAESFNDMAARIEKQLADQRELLAAVSHELRTPLARLRVLTELLRDGGGNPRTLDQVDREVVELDALVGELLASSRLDFGQLTPKALEAGVLGAQALERVGLSATLLQPETDDVALMADATLLGRALVNLLDNARKHGVGVEALRLQEHGKEHLAFSVEDRGPGLLPGEETRIFQPFYRKDRGGEAREAGSLGLGLALVQRIARAHGGEAFAENRPGGGARVGFTVRKAGPPGPASNPLA; encoded by the coding sequence ATGGGCTGGGGCCACTGGCATCCCGAGGACGAGCCCTGCATCCCGCGCCCCCCGCGGGGCTTCGGGCGCCACGCTCGCGCGCACCATCACCACCACCGGCGCAGGTTCCACCTGGGCCGGCTGGGGTCCTTCGTGCAGGCGCGGCTGCGGCGCCGGCTGTTCGTCATGTTCGGCATCACCATCCTGGTGACGGTGCTGGTGGTGTCGTGGGTGATGAACCTGACGGGCGGCAACACCTGGCGGCAGGAGACGGAGCGCGCGCGCTCGTTCGTGGGCCACCGCTTCGCGGAGGTCTGGGACGCGCCCGCCGCGCGCGAGTCCCTGGTGCGCGGCATCTCCGACGACCTGGACGTGGACGTCGAGCTGACGGACCTGTCCGGCGCGGTGGTGGCCCGGGGCGGCTCGCCGTGCGCGAAGCCGGACGCGACCATCCCGGTGATGCGGCAGGACACGCAGCTGGGGACGCTGCACGCGTGCTACCTGCAAACGCGCTCGCGGGGCCCCTGGCGCGCCGTGCTGCCGCTGGGCATCGCGGTGCTGGTGCTGTGGACGGCGGCGGGCGGCATCTCGTTCCGGCTGGCGCGGCCGGTGGACACGCTGGTGAAGGCCACGCAGGAGCTGGGCGAGGGCCGGCTCGGCGCGCGGGCGAGCCTGGACCGCCACGCCACCGGGGAGTTCGCGGTGCTCGCCGAGTCCTTCAACGACATGGCCGCGCGCATCGAGAAGCAGCTGGCGGACCAGCGCGAGCTCTTGGCGGCGGTGTCGCACGAGCTGCGCACGCCGCTGGCGCGGCTGCGGGTGCTGACGGAGCTGCTGCGCGACGGCGGGGGCAACCCGCGCACGTTGGATCAGGTGGACCGCGAGGTGGTGGAGCTGGACGCGCTGGTGGGCGAGCTGCTCGCCAGCTCCCGCCTGGACTTCGGGCAGCTGACGCCCAAGGCGCTGGAGGCGGGCGTGCTGGGGGCGCAGGCGCTGGAGCGCGTGGGGCTGTCCGCGACGCTGTTGCAGCCGGAGACGGACGACGTGGCGCTGATGGCGGACGCGACGCTGCTGGGCCGGGCGCTGGTGAACCTGCTCGACAACGCGCGCAAGCACGGGGTGGGCGTGGAGGCGCTCCGGCTGCAGGAGCACGGCAAGGAGCACCTGGCCTTCAGCGTGGAGGACCGGGGCCCGGGGCTGCTGCCCGGCGAGGAGACGCGCATCTTCCAGCCGTTCTACCGCAAGGACCGGGGCGGCGAGGCGCGCGAGGCCGGCTCCCTGGGGCTGGGGCTCGCGCTGGTGCAGCGCATCGCCCGGGCCCACGGCGGAGAGGCCTTCGCGGAGAACCGCCCCGGCGGAGGCGCGCGCGTGGGCTTCACGGTGCGCAAGGCCGGGCCGCCGGGGCCCGCGTCGAACCCGCTGGCCTGA
- a CDS encoding response regulator transcription factor, whose amino-acid sequence MPTRVLLIDDDTRMFELLAEYLGQNGITVSHAPDGGRGLAALEASAFDAVLLDVMMPGMDGLEVCKRIRAKSRIPVLMLTAKGDETDRVVGLELGADDYLPKPFGPRELLARLRAVLRRAQPAAVADRLESSGVSIDVSGREVKVEGKAVELTGLEFDLLLALVRRAGRVIPRDALLGEAGRNDTVVSERTVDVHISHLRQKLGDVGTRLIKTVRGVGYVFAKEGT is encoded by the coding sequence ATGCCCACCCGCGTCCTGCTCATCGATGACGACACCCGGATGTTCGAGTTGCTCGCGGAGTACCTCGGGCAGAACGGCATCACCGTCAGCCACGCGCCCGATGGAGGCCGCGGGCTGGCGGCGCTGGAGGCGAGCGCCTTCGACGCCGTGCTCCTGGACGTGATGATGCCGGGCATGGACGGCCTGGAGGTGTGCAAGCGCATCCGGGCCAAGAGCCGCATCCCGGTGCTGATGCTCACCGCCAAGGGCGACGAGACGGACCGCGTGGTGGGGCTGGAGCTGGGCGCGGACGACTACCTGCCCAAGCCCTTCGGCCCGCGCGAGCTGCTCGCCCGCCTGCGCGCGGTGCTGCGGCGGGCGCAGCCGGCGGCGGTGGCGGACCGGCTCGAGTCGAGCGGCGTCTCCATCGACGTGTCCGGGCGCGAGGTGAAGGTGGAGGGCAAGGCGGTGGAGCTGACGGGCCTGGAGTTCGACCTGCTGCTCGCGCTGGTGCGGCGCGCGGGCCGGGTGATTCCCCGCGACGCGCTCCTGGGCGAGGCCGGCCGCAACGACACGGTGGTGAGCGAGCGCACGGTGGACGTGCACATCTCCCACCTGCGCCAGAAGCTGGGCGACGTGGGCACGCGCCTCATCAAGACGGTGCGCGGCGTGGGCTACGTGTTCGCCAAGGAAGGCACCTGA
- a CDS encoding periplasmic heavy metal sensor — MFGFLFGTACLAGLFATLRRGRYGHHHSHHGGRWNTRPRLRWLFERLETSPGQEKVIVKAVESVREAFAKVKDQWGPSRTSLAGSLRGEHFDGAMLRELFSRHDVALETLRNAVQDALSQVHEALEPNQRRELADIIEHGWGQGWRGEGRGWHGRRCGGYGRWGGRPHNDDGPTSFV, encoded by the coding sequence ATGTTCGGATTCCTCTTCGGTACCGCCTGCCTCGCCGGTCTCTTCGCCACCCTCCGCCGGGGGCGCTACGGCCATCACCACTCCCACCACGGCGGCCGCTGGAACACCCGTCCCCGGCTGCGCTGGCTCTTCGAGCGGCTGGAGACGTCGCCCGGCCAGGAGAAGGTCATCGTGAAGGCCGTGGAGAGCGTGCGCGAGGCCTTCGCCAAGGTGAAGGACCAGTGGGGCCCCAGCCGCACGTCGCTCGCGGGCTCGCTGCGCGGCGAGCACTTCGACGGCGCGATGCTGCGCGAGCTGTTCAGCCGCCACGACGTGGCGCTGGAGACGCTGCGCAACGCCGTGCAGGACGCCCTGTCCCAGGTGCACGAGGCGCTGGAGCCCAACCAGCGCCGCGAGCTCGCGGACATCATCGAGCACGGCTGGGGCCAAGGCTGGCGCGGCGAGGGCCGGGGCTGGCACGGGCGGCGCTGCGGCGGGTACGGCCGCTGGGGTGGCCGTCCGCACAACGATGACGGCCCCACGTCCTTCGTCTGA
- a CDS encoding cold-shock protein, whose protein sequence is MAFGTVKWFNDAKGFGFIAQDNGEDVFCHHTAINMDGFRTLAEGQKVEFEVTKGPKGLQAQNVRAA, encoded by the coding sequence ATGGCATTCGGTACCGTGAAGTGGTTCAACGACGCGAAGGGTTTCGGCTTCATTGCGCAGGACAATGGCGAGGACGTTTTCTGCCATCACACTGCGATCAACATGGATGGCTTCCGCACCCTGGCTGAAGGCCAGAAGGTGGAGTTCGAAGTCACCAAGGGCCCCAAGGGCCTGCAGGCGCAGAACGTTCGCGCCGCCTGA
- a CDS encoding cupin domain-containing protein gives MGDTSVKKVESRHSPKGEMGQKYLASGVRVAMRLWEDEPPAEAKPASTRDYETVGFVLKGRAELHLEGQVLVLNPGDSWLVPRGASHTYKILETFSAVEATSPVATAHGRDEHEAPKGAKA, from the coding sequence ATGGGCGACACCAGCGTGAAGAAGGTCGAGAGCCGCCATTCCCCCAAGGGGGAGATGGGCCAGAAGTACCTCGCATCCGGCGTCCGTGTGGCCATGCGGCTGTGGGAGGACGAGCCGCCCGCCGAGGCCAAGCCCGCCAGCACCCGCGACTACGAGACCGTGGGCTTCGTGCTCAAGGGCCGCGCGGAGCTGCACCTGGAGGGGCAGGTGCTCGTGCTCAACCCCGGCGACTCCTGGCTCGTGCCGCGCGGGGCCAGCCACACGTACAAAATCTTGGAGACCTTCTCCGCCGTGGAGGCGACCAGCCCCGTGGCGACCGCGCACGGCCGCGACGAGCACGAGGCCCCGAAGGGCGCCAAGGCCTGA
- a CDS encoding metallophosphoesterase family protein translates to MRILAVDDKPLHEWWYLNAAPRGGSRAERLPLLRGQVDALPGDLEAVIALSDLQGMAPHALQDGAAALLGEVVADELAMMGEAGDLPPASRIGIVLAGDLFSNSTADERGASGDVRSVWSAFTRNFRWVVGVAGNHDTFGPARERERFFLEPGRELLDGGVVAPDGLTVGGVSYIIGRPDKLNRREQSAQLERIEAVLLQDPEVLVLHEGPDAPGTGLRGSAVIREAVEPWSRLLVICGHCHWEVPLVTLASGTQVLNVDARAVLLQRAGV, encoded by the coding sequence ATGCGAATCCTGGCCGTGGATGACAAGCCCCTTCATGAGTGGTGGTACCTGAACGCGGCGCCCCGTGGCGGCAGTCGCGCGGAGCGACTGCCCCTGCTGCGCGGCCAGGTGGACGCCCTGCCTGGAGACCTGGAAGCGGTCATCGCGCTCTCGGACCTGCAGGGCATGGCGCCGCATGCCTTGCAGGACGGAGCCGCGGCGCTCCTGGGCGAAGTCGTGGCCGACGAGCTGGCGATGATGGGCGAAGCGGGAGATCTCCCTCCCGCGAGCCGCATCGGCATCGTCCTGGCGGGAGACCTCTTCTCCAACTCCACCGCGGATGAGCGGGGCGCTTCAGGGGACGTGCGGAGCGTCTGGAGTGCCTTCACCCGGAACTTCCGTTGGGTCGTCGGCGTGGCGGGGAATCACGACACGTTCGGTCCTGCCCGGGAGCGCGAGCGCTTCTTCCTCGAGCCCGGACGGGAGCTGCTGGATGGCGGCGTCGTCGCTCCGGATGGACTGACGGTGGGTGGGGTGAGCTACATCATCGGACGCCCGGACAAGCTCAACCGGCGTGAACAGTCCGCCCAGTTGGAGCGGATTGAAGCGGTGTTGCTCCAGGACCCGGAGGTGCTGGTCCTCCACGAAGGCCCGGACGCGCCGGGAACGGGGCTGCGCGGCAGCGCCGTCATCCGCGAGGCGGTGGAGCCCTGGAGCAGGCTCCTCGTCATCTGCGGGCACTGTCATTGGGAGGTGCCCCTCGTCACGCTCGCGAGCGGAACCCAGGTCCTCAACGTGGATGCGCGCGCGGTGCTCCTCCAGCGTGCCGGGGTTTGA
- a CDS encoding LysR family transcriptional regulator translates to MDRFAAMEAFVRVVESGTFTKAADALGRPKAAVTRLIQQLEAQLRVKLLHRTTRRVTVTPEGMTYYQQALRLLGEVRNLEATLTQTRRGPRGRLRVESSGTISRLLLVPALPSFCARYPQLQIELGVSDRVVDLLSDNVDCAIRGGAVKDESLVAKHLGDLDYWACASPRYLERHGPPHHPLELAGASHAMVSYFASPSGKQLPFTFQRGAERLEVQGRGPLLLNETNAYLAAGLAGLGVMIAPRFVVEPYLATGELVPVLEGWQPEARPIFLVYPPARQRDAGLRVFIDWVVELFASRTNVWRRDG, encoded by the coding sequence ATGGACAGGTTCGCGGCGATGGAGGCCTTCGTCCGCGTGGTGGAGAGCGGCACCTTCACCAAGGCGGCGGACGCGCTGGGCCGTCCGAAGGCAGCGGTGACCCGGCTCATCCAGCAACTGGAGGCACAGCTGCGGGTGAAGCTGCTCCACCGCACCACGCGCCGCGTGACGGTCACTCCAGAAGGCATGACCTACTACCAGCAGGCGCTGCGGCTGCTGGGCGAGGTGCGGAACCTCGAAGCCACGCTGACGCAGACGCGGCGCGGCCCACGGGGACGGCTTCGGGTGGAGTCGAGCGGCACCATCTCCCGGCTGCTGCTCGTCCCTGCCCTGCCGTCGTTCTGCGCGCGCTACCCGCAGCTGCAGATCGAGCTGGGGGTGAGCGACCGCGTGGTGGACCTCCTGTCGGACAACGTCGACTGCGCCATCCGGGGCGGCGCCGTGAAGGACGAGTCCCTGGTCGCGAAGCACCTGGGCGACCTGGATTACTGGGCCTGCGCGTCACCGCGCTACCTGGAGCGCCACGGCCCGCCGCACCATCCGCTGGAGCTGGCCGGCGCGTCGCACGCGATGGTGAGCTACTTCGCGTCGCCGAGCGGCAAGCAGCTCCCCTTCACCTTCCAGCGCGGCGCGGAGCGGCTGGAGGTCCAGGGCCGCGGCCCGCTCCTGCTCAACGAGACCAACGCGTACCTGGCCGCGGGGCTCGCCGGCCTGGGCGTCATGATCGCCCCCCGCTTCGTGGTGGAGCCCTACCTGGCCACGGGGGAGCTGGTGCCCGTGCTGGAGGGATGGCAGCCCGAAGCCCGGCCCATCTTCCTGGTCTACCCACCCGCGAGGCAGCGGGACGCCGGCCTGCGGGTGTTCATCGACTGGGTGGTGGAGCTGTTCGCGAGCCGCACGAACGTCTGGCGGCGTGACGGATAG
- a CDS encoding MBL fold metallo-hydrolase yields the protein MKRPLLRRGVVSLSLARVLALGGLAVAPLIPSAVHAAAPQVRTQAPGYYRMMLGDFEVTALSDGTVPQTIREVATRTTPERVTALLARDYLQDPVETSINAFLINTGTSLVLVDTGVGNLFGPDVGGRLQQSLRAAGYQPEQIDVVLLTHIHSDHSGGLMTGASRAFPNAVLRVHAREADYWLSPENMAKAGDARRFFEEARAMVGPYQDAGKLKPFGDKDVLVPGIRAVPTPGHTPGHSIYVVESQGQRLVLWGDLMHFGPVQLREPAVTVSYDVDSRAAATQRARVFAEAAERGDLVGLDHMPFPGLGRLAADGKGYRWVPTNYTSAQRWPAAKGKAE from the coding sequence ATGAAAAGACCGCTCCTCCGCCGTGGTGTTGTCTCCCTTTCCCTCGCTCGCGTCCTCGCGCTGGGAGGACTTGCTGTCGCGCCGCTGATTCCGTCCGCCGTCCACGCGGCGGCGCCCCAGGTGCGCACCCAGGCTCCTGGCTACTACCGGATGATGCTCGGTGACTTCGAGGTCACCGCGCTCTCCGACGGCACCGTTCCGCAGACCATCCGCGAGGTGGCGACGCGCACGACGCCGGAGCGGGTGACGGCCCTGCTCGCGCGGGACTACCTCCAGGACCCGGTGGAGACGTCCATCAACGCCTTCCTCATCAACACCGGCACGTCGCTCGTGCTCGTGGACACGGGTGTGGGAAACCTCTTCGGTCCTGACGTCGGCGGCCGGCTCCAGCAGAGCCTCCGGGCCGCGGGCTATCAGCCCGAACAGATCGACGTGGTGCTGCTCACGCACATCCATTCCGATCACTCCGGGGGGCTCATGACGGGCGCGAGCCGCGCGTTCCCCAACGCCGTCCTCCGGGTGCACGCCCGGGAGGCGGACTACTGGCTCAGCCCGGAGAACATGGCGAAGGCCGGGGATGCGCGGAGGTTCTTCGAGGAAGCGAGGGCGATGGTGGGGCCGTACCAGGACGCGGGGAAGCTGAAGCCGTTCGGGGACAAGGACGTCCTTGTCCCGGGCATCCGGGCCGTGCCGACGCCGGGGCACACGCCCGGGCACTCCATCTACGTCGTTGAAAGCCAGGGACAGCGGCTGGTCCTGTGGGGGGACCTCATGCACTTCGGCCCGGTCCAGCTGCGCGAGCCCGCGGTGACGGTCTCCTACGACGTGGACTCCCGTGCGGCCGCGACCCAGCGCGCGCGGGTGTTCGCGGAGGCCGCGGAGCGCGGCGACCTGGTGGGGCTGGACCACATGCCCTTCCCCGGACTGGGGCGGCTTGCCGCGGACGGCAAGGGCTACCGGTGGGTCCCGACCAATTACACCTCGGCCCAGCGGTGGCCGGCCGCGAAGGGCAAGGCGGAGTGA
- a CDS encoding tRNA-uridine aminocarboxypropyltransferase, protein MPPRAARPPRCQRCNLAKHLCLCAEVPRVETRTRFLFLQHVMEVSKRSNTGGVAALALANARLLIHGARAGTFDMEVLSEPGTWLLFPDGPTAPPDAPAPRQLVVLDANWSQARRMTQRLPELRALPRLVLPPPEPGMLRLREPSHPAGMSTLDAVARAVALLEGPEAAAPLARLAALRVQRIADCGTLN, encoded by the coding sequence ATGCCTCCCCGCGCCGCCCGCCCACCCCGCTGCCAGCGTTGCAACCTCGCGAAGCACCTGTGCCTGTGCGCGGAGGTTCCCCGGGTGGAGACGCGCACCCGGTTCCTCTTCCTCCAGCACGTGATGGAGGTCTCGAAGCGGAGCAACACCGGGGGCGTGGCGGCGCTGGCGCTCGCGAATGCGCGGCTGCTCATCCACGGTGCCAGGGCCGGGACCTTCGACATGGAGGTACTCTCCGAACCGGGGACCTGGCTGCTCTTCCCCGACGGGCCCACCGCGCCACCGGATGCCCCCGCGCCGAGGCAGCTGGTGGTGCTGGACGCGAACTGGTCGCAGGCCCGGCGGATGACCCAGCGGCTCCCCGAGCTGCGGGCACTTCCCCGGCTGGTGCTGCCGCCGCCGGAGCCCGGGATGCTCCGGCTCCGCGAGCCCTCGCATCCCGCCGGCATGTCCACCCTGGATGCCGTCGCCCGCGCGGTGGCCCTGCTCGAAGGACCGGAGGCCGCGGCCCCCCTGGCGCGGCTGGCCGCGCTCCGCGTGCAACGCATCGCCGACTGCGGGACGCTGAACTGA
- a CDS encoding HAD hydrolase-like protein, which produces MGYRLIIFDFDGTLADSADWFRGVFNEVALRYGFRTVSAEELESLRGQDSRAIIERLGVPMWKMPFIASHMRKLVARDAHRIPLFPGVEAMLEQLQARGIILAVVSSNAEENVRRVLGPVASARIRHYACGAGLFGKRAKFRKVLKAAGVRPTEALSVGDEVRDIEAAAAEGIATAAVTWGYATEALLRSRAPTVVFTRLDDLLRAVAA; this is translated from the coding sequence ATGGGATACCGGCTGATCATCTTCGACTTCGACGGGACGCTCGCGGACAGCGCGGACTGGTTTCGCGGCGTCTTCAACGAGGTGGCCCTCCGCTACGGCTTTCGCACCGTCAGCGCGGAGGAACTGGAGTCGCTGCGCGGGCAGGACAGCCGGGCCATCATCGAGCGGCTCGGCGTGCCGATGTGGAAGATGCCCTTCATCGCCTCGCACATGCGCAAGCTCGTCGCGCGAGACGCGCACCGCATCCCGCTCTTCCCGGGCGTGGAGGCCATGCTCGAACAGCTCCAGGCGCGGGGAATCATCCTCGCCGTGGTGAGCTCCAACGCTGAAGAGAATGTGCGGCGCGTGCTCGGGCCGGTGGCGTCCGCGCGCATCCGCCACTACGCCTGCGGCGCGGGCCTCTTCGGAAAGCGCGCGAAGTTCCGGAAGGTGCTGAAGGCGGCGGGCGTACGCCCCACCGAGGCCCTCTCCGTGGGCGACGAGGTGCGCGACATCGAGGCCGCGGCGGCCGAGGGCATCGCCACCGCCGCGGTGACGTGGGGCTACGCGACGGAGGCACTGCTGCGCTCGCGCGCGCCCACGGTTGTCTTCACCCGCCTGGATGACCTGCTGCGCGCCGTCGCGGCGTAG
- a CDS encoding GNAT family N-acetyltransferase, translating to MAPSSLDWQWKRFSELTLEELYRLLALRSEVFVVEQKSIYLDADGLDAACFHLLGRVPGTEQLGAYLRALPPGLKFPEASLGRVVTAPALRGQRQGRELVEHGLRFLAERFPGAPVRIGAQAYLQRFYEGFGFVAMSDIYDEDGIPHLDMRRG from the coding sequence ATGGCCCCCTCTTCTCTCGACTGGCAGTGGAAGCGCTTCAGTGAACTCACGCTCGAGGAGCTGTACCGGCTGCTCGCGCTGCGCTCCGAAGTCTTCGTGGTGGAGCAAAAGAGCATCTATCTCGATGCGGACGGCCTGGACGCCGCGTGCTTCCACCTGCTCGGGCGCGTTCCGGGCACGGAGCAACTGGGCGCCTACCTTCGCGCACTGCCTCCCGGCCTCAAGTTCCCCGAGGCGAGCCTCGGCCGCGTCGTCACCGCGCCGGCGCTGCGCGGGCAACGGCAGGGCCGCGAGCTGGTTGAGCACGGCCTGCGCTTCCTCGCCGAGCGCTTTCCGGGCGCGCCCGTGCGCATCGGGGCGCAGGCATACCTGCAGCGCTTCTACGAGGGCTTCGGCTTCGTGGCCATGAGCGACATCTACGACGAGGACGGCATCCCGCATCTCGACATGCGCAGGGGCTGA